The proteins below come from a single Mucilaginibacter mali genomic window:
- a CDS encoding tetratricopeptide repeat protein: MLKKLCLLATLIFASVSLYAQSPSKTAYEQYLDFNLLRLQGEHAESLDAGIALLDSVDKLPPKSRISFYNSLAKLYEDQDQPERATPYYEKVIAAEPHYYVAHRALGYIYLVPANDLFTKLSATKPGTPAYNKIKADYKTAATKALQNLEIAQACDPSDDTLTIIKTLYKNMGDTASLNTLDERLKLLSKDCLDILSDS, from the coding sequence ATGCTAAAAAAACTCTGCCTGTTAGCTACACTGATTTTTGCAAGCGTTTCGCTTTATGCACAATCCCCATCAAAAACAGCTTACGAGCAATACCTTGATTTCAATCTATTGCGCTTACAGGGTGAACATGCCGAATCGCTTGATGCAGGAATAGCCCTTTTGGACAGTGTTGATAAGCTGCCGCCCAAATCGCGCATTAGCTTTTACAACAGCCTGGCCAAATTGTACGAAGACCAGGACCAGCCCGAAAGGGCTACACCCTATTATGAAAAAGTAATTGCCGCCGAACCGCATTATTATGTAGCGCACCGGGCTTTGGGGTATATTTACCTTGTCCCTGCTAACGATCTGTTTACCAAACTTTCGGCCACTAAACCCGGTACGCCCGCTTACAACAAAATAAAGGCCGACTATAAAACAGCCGCTACTAAAGCCCTGCAAAATTTGGAAATAGCCCAGGCCTGCGATCCCAGCGATGATACGCTTACCATAATCAAAACCTTGTATAAAAACATGGGGGACACCGCTTCGTTAAACACTTTAGATGAGCGGCTAAAACTGCTAAGTAAAGACTGCCTGGATATATTGAGCGACAGTTAA
- a CDS encoding energy transducer TonB — translation MELQQENNYPKAFLATGIIMAVLAALCYIIIIKAPPKEQDGIGGILVNYGTTDEGSGNDQLSMEEVSAAEKANHTKPEKVTPAPPTDQPTPVEKSNQNVVTQNTEDAPVVAANSKKPSTATATETTKPTPPKQVVNQNALYKGKTSNGTGSGDGTTDKPGNQGSPNGSTLSDNYGPGGSGNGLSLPNWHFVNPPDVKNVHRVPGTVVIDFTIDDRGNVLEAHANKQKTRAGLDLVQSCIDAIRNSRFTSSAPASGNAKGQMSFIFRVD, via the coding sequence ATGGAATTGCAGCAAGAAAACAACTACCCCAAGGCATTTTTAGCAACAGGCATTATTATGGCCGTGCTGGCTGCCTTGTGCTATATTATTATTATAAAGGCACCACCTAAAGAACAGGATGGCATTGGCGGCATATTGGTAAATTATGGTACTACCGACGAAGGTTCTGGCAACGATCAGCTGAGCATGGAAGAAGTATCGGCAGCCGAAAAGGCTAACCATACCAAGCCTGAAAAGGTTACCCCTGCCCCGCCGACCGATCAGCCTACGCCCGTTGAAAAAAGCAACCAGAACGTAGTTACGCAAAATACCGAAGATGCGCCTGTAGTGGCCGCCAACAGCAAAAAGCCAAGCACCGCTACAGCTACCGAAACCACCAAGCCAACGCCACCCAAACAGGTGGTGAACCAAAACGCGCTATATAAAGGTAAAACCAGCAATGGCACAGGTTCCGGCGATGGTACTACCGATAAACCCGGTAACCAGGGCAGCCCTAATGGATCTACACTGAGCGATAATTATGGTCCCGGTGGTTCGGGCAATGGCTTAAGCCTGCCCAACTGGCACTTTGTTAACCCACCCGATGTGAAGAACGTGCACCGTGTACCCGGAACGGTGGTGATAGATTTTACCATCGACGACCGCGGTAACGTATTGGAAGCGCATGCCAATAAACAAAAAACCCGTGCGGGATTAGACCTGGTGCAAAGCTGTATCGACGCGATCAGGAACTCCCGGTTTACTTCATCAGCACCGGCTTCAGGGAACGCTAAAGGGCAGATGTCGTTTATCTTTAGGGTAGATTAA
- a CDS encoding ExbD/TolR family protein, translating into MNLKKRSRRGSGEMHTSAMNDIMFFLMLFFLIASTVTNPNVVKLVLPKSSSGQSISKKTINVSISKDLKYTIDKKEIAVTQLSDELTKYKSQAKELTIVLSVDKTVAIQDVVEVMDIAQKLNIKLVLATVAK; encoded by the coding sequence ATGAATTTAAAGAAGAGAAGCAGGCGCGGTTCGGGCGAGATGCATACATCGGCCATGAACGATATCATGTTCTTCCTGATGTTGTTCTTCCTCATCGCGTCTACGGTAACCAACCCCAACGTGGTGAAGCTGGTACTGCCCAAATCATCAAGCGGGCAATCCATCTCTAAAAAAACCATCAATGTATCCATCAGTAAAGACCTGAAGTATACCATTGATAAAAAAGAGATAGCCGTAACCCAGCTTTCAGATGAATTGACGAAATACAAATCGCAGGCAAAAGAACTAACCATTGTATTATCTGTTGATAAAACAGTAGCCATACAGGATGTGGTTGAAGTGATGGACATAGCCCAGAAACTAAATATTAAACTGGTACTGGCAACGGTGGCGAAATAA
- a CDS encoding MBL fold metallo-hydrolase, translating to MVAPYDSKQYVCLDAGTLNAGIEKAIANHVFTVPANQVLKQYIKGYLISHSHLDHLAGMIINSPEDTAKNIYAFVDCISVLKNNYFTWKSWANFANEGEAPALGKYHYQALTPGRETALDNTAMQVTAFPLSHSNLTSTAFLLKNKDSYLLYLGDTGCDELEKSHNLQSLWREVAPLVRSHQLKAIMIEVSFPNDQPDKSLFGHLTPRLLAQELNVLVGYAGSVKDLNIVVTHLKPPANHIQKIKQQLQAGNKLGVKLIFPQQGVPLNF from the coding sequence ATGGTTGCACCTTACGATAGCAAACAATATGTTTGTCTTGATGCCGGTACCTTAAACGCCGGTATTGAAAAGGCCATTGCAAACCATGTTTTTACGGTACCGGCCAACCAGGTATTAAAGCAATATATAAAAGGATATCTCATCTCGCACTCGCATTTAGACCACTTAGCGGGGATGATCATCAACTCGCCCGAGGATACCGCCAAAAACATTTATGCCTTTGTCGATTGTATCAGCGTATTGAAAAACAATTACTTCACCTGGAAAAGTTGGGCTAATTTCGCTAACGAGGGCGAGGCGCCGGCCTTGGGTAAATATCATTACCAGGCGTTAACACCGGGCAGAGAGACCGCGCTGGATAACACCGCCATGCAGGTTACTGCTTTCCCGTTAAGCCATTCTAACCTTACCAGTACGGCCTTCCTGCTAAAAAATAAGGATAGCTACCTGCTTTATTTAGGCGATACTGGTTGCGACGAATTGGAGAAGAGCCATAACCTGCAATCGCTTTGGCGGGAGGTAGCACCCTTGGTAAGATCACATCAGCTAAAGGCGATAATGATAGAAGTTTCGTTCCCCAACGATCAACCTGATAAAAGTCTTTTCGGCCACTTAACGCCACGCTTGCTTGCGCAGGAACTGAACGTACTGGTCGGTTATGCGGGAAGTGTTAAGGATCTTAATATCGTGGTAACGCATTTGAAGCCGCCTGCCAATCATATCCAAAAAATTAAGCAGCAATTGCAAGCGGGCAATAAATTAGGCGTAAAGCTGATCTTTCCGCAGCAGGGTGTTCCGTTAAATTTTTAG
- a CDS encoding nucleoside phosphorylase: MEKISETDLILNADGSIYHLNLLPEDIADTVITVGDPDRVGEVSKHFDTIELKKGKREFITHTGTLSGKRITVLSTGIGTDNIDIVFNELDALVNIDLKTRMVNSQLRSLNIIRIGTSGAVQADIPVDSLLVSEGAFGLDALMHYYMQDMMDEEKLLLTAFISALPPYGLKPYFAPAGGRLLAKLAHDLPQGITITAPGFYAPQGRQVRAQSLTPGLMESIQQFNYAGKRITNLEMETAGIYGLAASLGHQAVSFNVILANRANHVFSKDPSGVMEKYIGEILQRIVSA; encoded by the coding sequence ATGGAAAAAATATCTGAAACCGATCTGATCCTGAACGCCGATGGTAGCATTTATCACTTAAACCTGCTGCCCGAAGATATTGCCGACACCGTGATCACCGTTGGCGACCCCGACCGTGTAGGCGAGGTGAGCAAACATTTTGATACCATCGAACTAAAAAAAGGCAAGCGTGAGTTTATTACGCATACCGGCACGCTTTCGGGCAAACGGATCACGGTACTATCAACCGGTATTGGTACAGATAATATAGATATTGTATTTAACGAACTGGACGCGCTGGTGAATATCGATCTCAAGACCAGGATGGTAAATAGTCAGTTGCGTAGTCTTAATATCATCCGCATCGGTACTTCGGGCGCGGTACAAGCGGATATTCCGGTAGATAGTCTGCTGGTATCTGAAGGTGCCTTTGGACTTGATGCTTTGATGCATTATTATATGCAGGATATGATGGATGAGGAGAAGCTGCTGCTCACCGCTTTTATATCAGCGCTGCCTCCTTATGGCCTTAAACCCTATTTTGCACCTGCCGGAGGCAGGCTGTTAGCTAAGCTGGCGCATGATCTGCCGCAGGGTATTACCATCACCGCTCCGGGCTTTTACGCGCCACAGGGCAGGCAGGTGAGGGCGCAATCCTTAACCCCGGGATTGATGGAAAGTATACAGCAATTTAATTACGCTGGGAAACGCATCACTAACCTTGAAATGGAGACGGCCGGCATTTACGGCCTTGCCGCGAGTTTAGGGCACCAGGCTGTTTCGTTTAACGTGATACTGGCCAACCGTGCTAATCATGTATTTAGTAAAGACCCATCTGGCGTGATGGAAAAATATATTGGCGAAATACTGCAGCGCATTGTTTCGGCTTAA
- a CDS encoding HU domain-containing protein, whose amino-acid sequence MDIAYYISDLLGQQGELTVPNLGYFVQIRKAAYYDNQAKKFFPPHYSVQFDPQVIDEDDSLANHITSVKNISLASAKYFIEKYIANLKSQAVVEHVPFANLGSFSSDGLKLTFNSGNKMDDPAFFAFQPLDVFKIGDTKAKKPAGKSDFLTEAPPPVPVSEAPVQPAVSAPTTFRTPPPPVPEPIVAPAEETEEYYEEEAPRRVFGVWMIILIVLVLIAAGLGALYKFKPDVFNKIIPLHKKDTTSITKPIVPVIDHKKDSLARIKADSIAAVDAAKRDSAAKADSAKTAVKPGEKTEVKQPEVKKTEVKPEVKQPEVKAEVKKPEAKKPTVAPDTKKPAPAVVTPPVTAQKAITANFDKGAGNGEMPAEIPRGWYIITAFSSGTKGPGEKMISEMKSRGFVQARFATTKVGQAGNYLVILGAFPTRQEANDKMKELKATGKITDNEMSLRKF is encoded by the coding sequence ATGGATATAGCCTATTATATAAGCGATCTGCTGGGGCAGCAAGGCGAGTTGACGGTACCCAATTTGGGCTACTTTGTGCAAATACGCAAGGCTGCCTACTATGATAACCAGGCCAAAAAGTTTTTCCCACCACATTACTCGGTACAGTTTGACCCACAGGTAATTGACGAGGACGATTCGCTGGCCAACCATATTACAAGCGTTAAGAATATCTCGCTGGCATCGGCCAAATACTTTATCGAAAAATACATCGCCAACTTAAAAAGCCAGGCGGTGGTAGAACATGTGCCCTTTGCTAATTTAGGCTCGTTCAGCTCGGATGGATTGAAGTTAACCTTCAACTCGGGCAATAAAATGGACGATCCGGCCTTTTTCGCGTTCCAGCCGCTGGATGTATTTAAAATTGGCGATACCAAAGCTAAAAAGCCTGCCGGTAAATCAGATTTCCTTACCGAAGCCCCGCCGCCTGTACCTGTTTCAGAAGCCCCTGTACAACCCGCAGTAAGCGCGCCGACGACCTTCCGTACCCCGCCTCCACCGGTACCCGAACCAATTGTTGCGCCTGCGGAAGAAACTGAAGAATACTACGAGGAAGAAGCGCCAAGACGCGTTTTTGGCGTATGGATGATCATACTCATTGTACTGGTATTAATAGCAGCCGGTTTAGGCGCGCTGTATAAGTTTAAGCCTGATGTGTTTAATAAGATCATCCCGCTGCATAAAAAGGACACTACCTCGATAACCAAACCGATCGTTCCTGTTATCGACCATAAAAAAGACAGTTTGGCCCGGATAAAAGCGGATAGCATAGCCGCAGTGGATGCCGCAAAACGGGATTCGGCAGCAAAGGCAGATTCGGCTAAGACAGCGGTTAAACCTGGGGAGAAGACCGAAGTCAAACAACCCGAAGTTAAAAAGACGGAAGTGAAACCGGAGGTTAAGCAACCTGAAGTTAAGGCTGAGGTTAAAAAGCCCGAAGCTAAGAAACCTACAGTTGCTCCTGATACTAAAAAGCCGGCTCCCGCCGTTGTTACACCACCGGTAACCGCCCAAAAGGCTATTACGGCTAATTTTGATAAAGGGGCTGGTAACGGCGAAATGCCTGCAGAAATTCCAAGAGGATGGTATATCATTACCGCCTTCTCATCAGGAACAAAGGGCCCGGGCGAAAAAATGATCTCTGAGATGAAGAGCAGAGGCTTTGTACAAGCGCGCTTTGCCACTACCAAAGTTGGACAGGCTGGTAACTACCTGGTTATTTTAGGGGCTTTCCCAACCCGACAGGAGGCAAATGATAAAATGAAGGAACTGAAAGCCACCGGAAAAATCACCGATAATGAAATGTCGCTTAGAAAATTTTAA
- a CDS encoding porin family protein yields MKFKYIYALLILGMALFFAPVNAQTKKTTKKAPAKKATTKPAAKPAAKKPAPKPVVKKTTPPPVAKTTAQSLGDAVAKIAQDTSRRGNQVNGPDNASLSEEIIVTTAYKPVLADAVKIRRNPDLEDKTPFKAPLTYKPLDKRLERNTDIKQMEPMKMPAIRDSDLYNNLVKGGAGSMKTLMGEVYINNGRDGALQTGAYLKHFSQAGTTYAKQNESRDEIAIFGKSVGEVNSLRGTIYYKRRGNNFYGYDQFNPPATAIVPAQQAFNTIGAEGELTKNYKDVEKDFTYALKLNGYLYSDKFKARESNIVLSGFINQTVKQFYAGLNGSVDLSTQKDSAYSLNNSLVRANPYLKFQGEAYKIDAGVNIVSEFGFSSRLLVFPAARLEVQVIPKYVRLFAEAKGDINRSSLKDFSENNPFIGPNINIKNSVDQLDLAAGLKGTLAPGLGFKATVYRNDVKNMPLFVSNFNFAKGYNRFMVIYDGGRATVTGFNGELDLRASPDVNVFGRVEFKDYKLATEAQPWNLPKFKLSAGTNINITDKVRLTGTLLFRGDTKDITADPAAPGTTKIVSLKSFADINAGAEYKVNSRLGVFAQVNNLLNATYSNWLYYNNYGFNIFGGVSYGF; encoded by the coding sequence ATGAAATTTAAATATATATACGCGCTGCTGATTTTAGGGATGGCATTATTTTTTGCCCCTGTTAACGCGCAAACTAAAAAGACCACCAAAAAGGCCCCGGCTAAAAAAGCTACTACCAAACCAGCAGCTAAACCGGCTGCCAAAAAACCGGCGCCGAAACCTGTTGTTAAAAAAACTACGCCGCCGCCAGTCGCCAAAACTACGGCCCAAAGTTTGGGCGATGCCGTAGCTAAAATAGCGCAGGACACCAGCCGTCGCGGCAACCAGGTGAACGGACCAGATAATGCCAGTTTATCTGAAGAGATCATCGTAACCACTGCCTACAAACCGGTTTTAGCCGATGCGGTGAAGATCCGCCGCAATCCTGACCTGGAGGATAAAACGCCGTTCAAGGCGCCGCTTACCTATAAGCCGCTGGATAAACGTTTGGAGCGCAATACCGATATCAAGCAAATGGAGCCGATGAAGATGCCGGCCATTCGCGATTCTGACCTGTATAATAACCTGGTAAAAGGCGGCGCGGGCAGCATGAAAACCCTGATGGGCGAGGTATATATCAACAACGGTCGCGATGGGGCTTTGCAAACCGGCGCTTACCTGAAGCATTTCAGCCAGGCCGGTACCACCTACGCCAAGCAAAACGAAAGCAGGGACGAAATTGCCATATTTGGCAAAAGCGTTGGCGAAGTGAATAGTCTGCGCGGCACCATTTACTACAAACGCCGCGGCAATAATTTTTATGGCTACGACCAGTTTAATCCGCCGGCAACTGCTATTGTACCGGCTCAACAGGCTTTCAACACCATTGGTGCTGAGGGCGAACTAACCAAAAACTATAAGGACGTAGAGAAAGATTTCACTTATGCATTAAAACTAAACGGCTATTTATACAGCGATAAGTTTAAGGCAAGGGAAAGCAACATTGTGCTTTCGGGCTTTATCAATCAAACTGTTAAACAGTTTTACGCCGGCCTGAACGGCTCGGTAGATCTGAGTACGCAAAAGGACAGCGCCTATTCGTTAAATAATAGTTTGGTGCGTGCCAATCCCTACCTGAAATTCCAGGGCGAGGCTTATAAAATAGACGCGGGTGTAAACATCGTTAGCGAGTTCGGCTTTTCATCGCGCCTGCTGGTATTCCCTGCCGCAAGGTTAGAGGTGCAGGTGATCCCTAAATATGTGCGCCTTTTTGCCGAGGCTAAGGGCGATATCAACCGCTCATCGTTGAAAGATTTTTCGGAGAATAATCCGTTCATCGGCCCTAATATCAATATCAAAAACTCGGTCGACCAGTTGGATTTGGCTGCCGGTTTAAAGGGAACACTTGCTCCTGGCCTGGGCTTTAAGGCAACCGTTTACCGCAATGATGTGAAGAACATGCCGCTGTTTGTAAGCAATTTCAACTTCGCTAAGGGCTATAACCGCTTTATGGTGATCTATGATGGTGGCCGCGCTACCGTAACCGGCTTCAACGGCGAACTGGACCTGCGCGCATCGCCGGATGTTAACGTTTTTGGTCGTGTAGAGTTTAAGGATTACAAACTGGCTACCGAGGCCCAGCCATGGAACCTGCCTAAATTTAAGCTGAGCGCCGGTACCAATATCAACATCACCGATAAGGTAAGACTGACCGGCACCCTGTTATTCCGTGGCGATACCAAGGATATTACTGCCGATCCGGCTGCTCCGGGTACTACTAAGATCGTGTCGCTTAAATCCTTTGCCGATATCAATGCCGGTGCCGAATACAAGGTGAACAGCAGACTGGGTGTCTTCGCCCAGGTAAACAATTTGCTGAACGCCACCTACTCTAACTGGTTGTATTATAATAACTACGGATTCAACATTTTTGGTGGTGTGAGTTATGGATTTTAA
- a CDS encoding AI-2E family transporter: MTTKKLIAPFYERLSLVLIGILSLGYLIYAGKEVLDPMMFGFLFAILLLPVSSFFERKLRMPRSMASFLSVILMVLFITGIVYLVGTQLSQLSNDWPLLQKQLASAVDKIQAFIRDKFHYSRTKQTNYLRDNTKDLVASGADILTSTFGAVSSLLLFYVFIIIFTFFVLFYRRLLIRFLVWVFGHDNEALVFDIAENVQKIIRQYISGLLIEMLIVSIVACVVFELLGVHYAILLGIITGLFNIIPYIGIFSALLLSSLITFATGDATNTLFVAISVLGIHIVDSNFLLPAVVGKKVQLNALITFIGIVIGEMLWGLSGMFLSIPTIAILKIIFDRIESLKPWGFLLGGEYEYKKSAEKAMKTE; the protein is encoded by the coding sequence ATGACGACAAAAAAACTTATCGCTCCTTTTTACGAACGCCTTTCCCTGGTACTTATCGGTATCCTTTCGCTGGGATATTTAATATATGCCGGCAAGGAAGTGCTGGACCCCATGATGTTCGGCTTTCTGTTTGCCATATTGCTGTTGCCGGTAAGCAGTTTCTTCGAGCGTAAGTTGCGTATGCCCCGCAGTATGGCATCGTTCCTGTCGGTTATTTTAATGGTGTTGTTTATTACAGGAATAGTTTACCTGGTGGGTACGCAATTATCACAATTAAGTAACGATTGGCCTTTGTTACAAAAGCAGTTGGCAAGTGCCGTAGATAAGATACAAGCTTTTATAAGAGACAAATTTCATTACAGCAGGACCAAGCAAACCAATTACCTGCGTGATAACACGAAAGATTTGGTGGCATCGGGCGCCGATATACTAACATCCACCTTTGGCGCGGTATCATCGCTATTGTTGTTTTACGTGTTCATTATCATATTTACATTTTTTGTGCTTTTCTATCGCCGTTTGCTGATACGGTTTTTGGTATGGGTGTTCGGGCATGACAATGAAGCACTGGTTTTTGACATTGCCGAAAATGTGCAGAAGATCATCAGGCAATATATTTCCGGCCTGCTGATCGAGATGCTGATCGTATCAATAGTGGCCTGCGTAGTGTTCGAGTTGTTAGGCGTTCACTATGCCATATTATTGGGCATCATTACGGGGCTGTTCAATATCATCCCGTACATTGGTATCTTTTCGGCTTTGCTGCTGAGTTCGCTGATCACCTTTGCTACGGGCGATGCTACAAATACACTGTTTGTGGCTATTAGTGTATTGGGTATCCATATTGTCGATTCTAATTTTTTATTGCCTGCCGTAGTAGGAAAGAAAGTGCAGCTTAACGCCCTGATCACTTTTATTGGGATTGTGATTGGCGAAATGCTCTGGGGCTTATCGGGCATGTTCCTTTCTATCCCTACCATCGCCATACTAAAGATCATCTTCGACAGGATAGAAAGCCTGAAGCCATGGGGCTTTTTGTTAGGCGGGGAATACGAATATAAAAAATCAGCTGAAAAAGCGATGAAGACGGAGTGA
- a CDS encoding MotA/TolQ/ExbB proton channel family protein: MMLLMQIAGDTAKQVVDTANHALTQPGVAKQDLRFGELLIAGGWVMIPLGILLVLALVMFFERYFTIKKAAKDESSLMGQVKASIIAGKLDSAIALCRNSNSPLGRMLQKGLLRIGRPIKDIEGAIENIGKLEVSKLEKNIGIIGIVAGIAPMFGFIGTIAGVIKIFHDISTTDNISMGTISGGLYQKMITSAAGLIVGIIAYVCYQTLNMMVDKVILKLETDAIEFIDLLEEPGK, encoded by the coding sequence ATGATGTTACTAATGCAAATAGCCGGCGATACGGCAAAACAAGTTGTTGATACCGCGAACCATGCCCTAACCCAACCCGGTGTTGCCAAACAAGACCTGCGCTTTGGCGAACTGCTGATAGCAGGCGGCTGGGTAATGATACCGCTGGGCATATTACTGGTATTAGCACTGGTGATGTTTTTTGAGCGCTATTTCACCATTAAAAAGGCCGCTAAGGACGAATCGAGCCTGATGGGTCAGGTTAAAGCCAGCATTATTGCCGGTAAGCTGGACTCGGCCATCGCCCTTTGTCGTAACAGCAACTCGCCGCTGGGCCGTATGCTGCAAAAAGGCTTGCTAAGGATCGGTCGTCCCATTAAAGATATCGAAGGCGCTATCGAGAATATCGGTAAGCTGGAAGTATCTAAGCTGGAGAAGAATATCGGTATCATTGGCATTGTGGCGGGTATAGCCCCAATGTTTGGTTTTATTGGTACCATCGCGGGTGTAATTAAGATCTTTCACGATATCTCAACTACCGATAATATCAGTATGGGTACCATTTCCGGCGGTCTATATCAAAAGATGATCACCTCGGCGGCAGGTTTGATCGTGGGTATCATTGCCTATGTATGCTATCAAACGCTTAACATGATGGTTGACAAGGTAATATTGAAGCTGGAGACCGATGCGATTGAGTTTATTGACCTTTTAGAAGAACCGGGTAAATAA
- a CDS encoding bifunctional folylpolyglutamate synthase/dihydrofolate synthase, with product MDYKQTLDYLFSQLPMFSRTGASAMTKDLSNTIALCKLLDGPQDKFKSVHVGGTNGKGSTSHMLAAILQTAGYKTGLYTSPHLRDFRERIRINGQMISEQAVIDFVADHRVDFETIRPSFFEMTVGLAFDIFAKEKVDIAIVEVGLGGRLDSTNVITPLLSVITNIGWDHMNLLGDTLPLIAGEKAGIIKPDIPAIIGEYQSEVAEVFTLKAYEEKSKLTFASEEWDVEVKGERLKAKDDGMLDVGIKHYTGFRTLDLQLDLTGIYQLKNLKTVLTAIDELRLQGFHISDEHIKTALKQVRTLTGLNGRWQTLSHDPLTICDTGHNPEGIAEVLKNIAATPHEHLHFVLGMVNDKDITKVLRMLPTDATYYFCRPDIPRGLDANELQGKAMEAELLGEAYPSVMAALIAARFAAQLDDLIFAGGSTFVVAEIV from the coding sequence ATGGACTACAAACAAACCCTCGATTACCTTTTTAGCCAACTCCCCATGTTCTCGCGCACAGGCGCCTCGGCCATGACCAAGGACCTGAGCAATACCATCGCCTTGTGTAAATTGCTGGATGGGCCGCAGGATAAGTTTAAATCGGTACATGTGGGTGGTACTAACGGTAAAGGATCAACATCGCACATGCTGGCTGCTATTTTGCAGACCGCGGGTTATAAAACGGGACTGTATACCTCACCGCACCTGCGCGATTTCAGAGAACGGATACGCATAAACGGTCAGATGATCAGCGAGCAGGCGGTTATTGATTTTGTGGCAGATCATCGTGTTGATTTTGAGACCATCAGGCCATCTTTTTTTGAGATGACCGTGGGTTTGGCCTTCGACATATTTGCTAAGGAGAAGGTTGACATCGCTATTGTTGAAGTTGGCCTGGGTGGACGTTTGGATAGCACCAATGTGATCACTCCACTCCTCTCGGTAATTACCAATATCGGCTGGGACCACATGAATTTGCTGGGCGATACGCTACCGCTGATAGCTGGCGAAAAAGCAGGTATTATCAAACCCGATATACCTGCCATTATTGGCGAATATCAATCCGAAGTTGCCGAAGTGTTCACGCTGAAGGCATATGAGGAGAAATCTAAGCTGACCTTTGCATCAGAGGAATGGGATGTAGAGGTAAAAGGTGAAAGGTTAAAGGCGAAAGATGATGGGATGCTGGATGTTGGGATAAAACATTATACCGGATTCAGAACTTTAGATTTACAACTCGACCTTACCGGTATCTACCAGTTAAAAAACCTAAAAACGGTATTAACTGCCATTGATGAGTTACGCTTGCAGGGCTTCCATATCAGCGATGAGCATATTAAAACCGCTCTGAAGCAGGTGCGCACACTTACCGGGCTGAACGGCAGGTGGCAAACGTTAAGTCATGATCCGCTCACGATCTGCGATACGGGACACAACCCCGAAGGCATTGCCGAAGTGCTGAAAAATATTGCTGCCACGCCACACGAGCACCTGCACTTTGTGCTGGGGATGGTGAACGATAAGGATATTACCAAGGTATTACGCATGCTCCCTACCGATGCCACCTATTATTTCTGCCGGCCGGATATTCCCAGGGGGCTTGATGCTAATGAATTACAGGGTAAGGCGATGGAAGCCGAATTACTTGGCGAAGCTTATCCATCGGTAATGGCTGCGTTGATAGCCGCCCGCTTTGCCGCGCAGCTTGACGATTTAATATTTGCAGGCGGCAGTACTTTTGTGGTGGCCGAGATCGTTTAA